Proteins co-encoded in one Dama dama isolate Ldn47 chromosome 2, ASM3311817v1, whole genome shotgun sequence genomic window:
- the LOC133067061 gene encoding putative olfactory receptor 10D4 encodes MKMRNHTPVTEFLLTGIPHTQGLEHALFVFFLTFYLLTLVGNLLILLAILTSSNLHTPMYFFLGNLSVFDIFFPSVSSPQMMLYLLGQSRTISYQGCACQLFFYHFLGCTECFLYTVMACDRFAAICHPLRYTVIMSPGVCAILTLSTWVGSSVHASVLTFLVFTLPYCGPTEVGNFFCDIPVVLPLACADTSLAHRVSVTNVGVVALLCFLLVLTSYTRIVISILRISSSEGRHRAFSTCGAHLTSVLLFYGPVVLIYLQPASSPWLDSMVQVLNNIVNPSLNPLIYSLRNKDVKLALRKALIQGVHT; translated from the coding sequence ATGAAGATGAGGAATCACACACCAGTAACCGAGTTCCTCCTCACGGGAATCCCTCACACACAGGGGCTGGAACACGCGCTCTTTGTCTTCTTCCTCACCTTCTACCTGCTCACTCTTGTGGGGAACCTGCTCATTCTCCTGGCCATCCTCACTTCCTCcaacctccacacccccatgtacttcttcctgggcAACCTGTCAGTGTTTGACATCTTTTTCCCTTCCGTGAGTTCCCCCCAAATGATGCTCTACCTACTGGGGCAAAGCCGGACCATCTCTTACCAGGGCTGCGCCTGCCAGCTCTTCTTTTATCACTTCCTGGGCTGCACGGAGTGTTTCCTGTACACCGTGATGGCCTGTGACCGCTTCGCCGCCATCTGTCACCCCTTGCGGTACACGGTCATCATGAGCCCCGGGGTGTGCGCCATCTTGACTCTGAGCACCTGGGTGGGGAGCAGTGTGCATGCGTCTGTCCTCACATTTCTTGTGTTTACGTTACCCTACTGTGGCCCCACGGAGGTGGGCAATTTCTTCTGTGACATCCCGGTggtgctgcccctggcctgtgcagACACCTCTCTAGCTCACAGGGTGAGTGTCACCAACGTAGGTGTTGTGGCACTCCTGTGTTTCCTTCTTGTCCTCACTTCTTACACTCGCATCGTTATCTCTATATTGAGAATCAGCTCCTCAGAAGGCAGGCACAGAGCCTTCTCCACCTGCGGTGCCCACCTGACTTCCGTCCTGCTCTTCTATGGACCTGTGGTCCTCATTTATCTCCAGCCTGCCTCCAGCCCGTGGTTGGATTCTATGGTTcaggtgttgaataatattgtTAACCCTTCCCTGAATCCTTTGATATACAGCTTGAGAAACAAGGATGTGAAGTTGGCTCTGAGGAAAGCACTAATCCAGGGAGTACATACCTGA